A single Vigna radiata var. radiata cultivar VC1973A chromosome 8, Vradiata_ver6, whole genome shotgun sequence DNA region contains:
- the LOC106770368 gene encoding uncharacterized protein LOC106770368: MEELQERITKFIRMEDWRYARRQPQTEAPTNGSKKETQQIREGDRRPPRREIPLRPRYDHYARLNVPLTKVFKEALSAELLNVRRRPTPRTADATKVCLFHVNLGHSTEDCTTLRDELQRVIRAEYLRQFVQEEPEPRKRSPRKVRSPKRIHDASVRPRNHSRSRQRERDRSRSRPREHVRERPIRGRVDTISGGFAGGGVSSFARKRHLRNLRSVNNVRRNSVSMPDITFTDVDFHAPEPDQDDPMVITVEITLYDVSKVLIDHGSSVNILYWMTFLKMDLSEDIICPFNEQIVGFVGERVDT, encoded by the coding sequence ATGGAGGAGCTCCAAGAAAGAATAACTAAGTTCATTCGAATGGAGGATTGGAGATATGCCAGAAGGCAGCCCCAAACAGAAGCTCCCACCAATGGGAGCAAAAAAGAAACGCAACAGATTCGTGAAGGAGACCGAAGGCCCCCTAGGCGAGAAATACCCCTTCGCCCTCGATATGATCATTATGCACGCCTGAACGTGCCATTGACAAAGGTGTTTAAGGAGGCCCTGAGCGCTGAGCTCCTCAACGTACGAAGACGACCCACACCCAGGACCGCTGACGCAACCAAGGTCTGCCTATTTCATGTCAACCTGGGACATTCCACCGAGGATTGTACCACCCTCCGAGATGAACTCCAAAGAGTCATTCGAGCAGAATATCTCCGTCAATTCGTACAAGAAGAACCAGAACCACGTAAAAGATCTCCCAGAAAAGTAAGAAGTCCCAAACGAATTCATGACGCTAGTGTTCGCCCCAGAAACCATTCACGAAGCCGCCAAAGGGAGAGAGATCGCTCCCGAAGTCGTCCCAGGGAGCACGTAAGAGAAAGACCAATTAGGGGTCGAGTTGACACCATCTCCGGAGGCTTCGCCGGAGGTGGAGTGTCTTCATTTGCTCGGAAAAGACATTTGAGAAACCTTCGGAGCGTCAACAATGTAAGGCGTAATTCTGTGTCCATGCCCGATATTACATTCACGGATGTGGACTTCCACGCTCCAGAGCCCGACCAAGATGATCCAATGGTAATCACTGTCGAAATAACATTATACGATGTCAGCAAAGTTTTAATTGATCACGGTAGCTCAGTCAACATACTGTATTGGATGACTTTCCTAAAGATGGATTTGTCAGAAGATATAATATGCCCGTTCAACGAGCAGATCGTAGGCTTCGTAGGAGAAAGAGTTGATACCTGA